The following coding sequences are from one Lolium rigidum isolate FL_2022 chromosome 6, APGP_CSIRO_Lrig_0.1, whole genome shotgun sequence window:
- the LOC124665280 gene encoding uncharacterized protein LOC124665280 isoform X2 — protein MEANKPSYYLFAAVFAALLLSSMAGAPRKLLNEDHAGSTMQDGDDVLVVVHGGRILRQVKTNDYGSYDPTPTMAKPHFKDIPN, from the exons ATGGAGGCCAACAAACCAagctactatctcttcgccgctgtCTTTGCGGCACTCCTTCTGTCCTCCATGGCTG GCGCGCCAAGGAAGCTTCTTAATGAAGATCATGCAGGATCGACGATG CAGGATGGCGACGATGTGTTGGTGGTGGTGCACGGCGGGAGAATCCTCAGGCAGGTGAAGACGAACGACTATGGGTCCTACGACCCAACTCCGACCATGGCGAAGCCTCACTTCAAGGACATACCTAACTGA
- the LOC124665280 gene encoding uncharacterized protein LOC124665280 isoform X3 — protein sequence MEANKPSYYLFAAVFAALLLSSMAGAPRKLLNEDHAGSTMDGDDVLVVVHGGRILRQVKTNDYGSYDPTPTMAKPHFKDIPN from the exons ATGGAGGCCAACAAACCAagctactatctcttcgccgctgtCTTTGCGGCACTCCTTCTGTCCTCCATGGCTG GCGCGCCAAGGAAGCTTCTTAATGAAGATCATGCAGGATCGACGATG GATGGCGACGATGTGTTGGTGGTGGTGCACGGCGGGAGAATCCTCAGGCAGGTGAAGACGAACGACTATGGGTCCTACGACCCAACTCCGACCATGGCGAAGCCTCACTTCAAGGACATACCTAACTGA
- the LOC124665280 gene encoding uncharacterized protein LOC124665280 isoform X1: MEANKPSYYLFAAVFAALLLSSMAGAPRKLLNEDHAGSTMQQDGDDVLVVVHGGRILRQVKTNDYGSYDPTPTMAKPHFKDIPN; the protein is encoded by the exons ATGGAGGCCAACAAACCAagctactatctcttcgccgctgtCTTTGCGGCACTCCTTCTGTCCTCCATGGCTG GCGCGCCAAGGAAGCTTCTTAATGAAGATCATGCAGGATCGACGATG CAGCAGGATGGCGACGATGTGTTGGTGGTGGTGCACGGCGGGAGAATCCTCAGGCAGGTGAAGACGAACGACTATGGGTCCTACGACCCAACTCCGACCATGGCGAAGCCTCACTTCAAGGACATACCTAACTGA